From the Solanum lycopersicum chromosome 10, SLM_r2.1 genome, one window contains:
- the LOC138338926 gene encoding mediator of RNA polymerase II transcription subunit 20a-like — MENLQSYRIKFAHNCEGFQYRLGDFLVRVGKVVPMDSENLRGLLLEILFSVEAFYDMEYLPISSWKTSHLIMSEFFEILKETLGKKSLQGHFVHAEQNFSEFGLSDQYTSRHTVVQYASIWAQMSTTAQ; from the exons ATGGAGAACCTACAATCTTACAGAATAAAGTTTGCACATAATTGTGAG GGGTTTCAGTATCGACTTGGTGACTTCCTAGTGCGAGTAGGAAAAGTTGTTCCAATGGATTCTGAGAACTTGAGGGGATTACTTTTAGAGATTTTATTCTCAGTTGAAGCTTTTTATGAt ATGGAGTATCTTCCGATTTCCTCATGGAAAACATCACATCTGATTATGAGTGAATTCTTTGAGATATTGAAGGAAACTCTTGGGAAAAAGTCATTACAAGGTCATTTTGTGCATGCTGAACAAAATTTTTCAGAGTTTGGCCTCTCTGATCAATACACTTCACGGCATACTGTTGTACAATATGCTAGCATCTGGGCTCAAATGTCAACAACGGCTCAATAA